TAATAATTCCCACGTCGATACCCGCATGATTGCCCGATCTACTGCGGGAATTCGGTGCAATTCCCAATCCTCCGCCAGGGCGGCTTCGATGGCATCATCAATCCGATCGATTTCTACCGCCACCCCGGAGACAATGTCGCGGGTGTAATCCGCAATGGGAGCCACCGGGGCATCGGAACGTCGAGCCAACTCGACTCGATCTTCGACAATTGCTACCGGATCAATATCGCGAGCTTCTGCTTCAAAAAGAATATCAACCGCGCGGCGGCGCGCTTTGAAGCGAGCACCGTATATCCGGCCCTTCTTATGAGGTCGCTTCTCCACTGGTGTGCTGCTCACCGCTATTAATTAGAAACTCGGGAGAGGTAGGAACCGTCGCGGGTATCAACTTTCACGACGTTTCCGGTTTCCAAGAACAACGGGACCTGAATTTCAGCCCCAGTTTCCAACGTGGCGGGCTTGGTGCCACCGGTAGAACGATCCCCCTGAAGGCCAGGATCAGTGTGCTCAATTTTCAGATCCACAGAGGTAGGAAGTTCAGCGAATAAGGCTTCTCCCTCATGGAAAGAGACCTGGACGCGCATATTTTCCAGCAAGAAACGAGAAGCTTCACCAAACTTGTCAGCGCTTAGTTCTACCTGCTCATAGGTTTTATCGTCCATGACCACATAGGACGTACCATCGAAATACAAATAGGTCATGTCACGACGATCCACCGTCGCGGTTTCTACCTTGACACCAGCGTTGAAAGTCTTGTCGGTGACTTTGCCAGACACCACATCTTTTAATTTGGTGCGCACGAAAGCGGGGCCCTTGCCCGGCTTCACATGCTGGAACTCCACAATTTGCTGAAGCTTATTATCGATCTTCAGCACCAGGCCGTTTTTAAAATCTGCAGTGGTTGCCACTGAAGTAATCTCCTCAAAAGATCGGGAAACCGGGACAAATATCGGCTTTATACCCTACACCACGGTGAGCTCTTTAGAGACACCGGTAATAATTTCGGGTTGGCTCCGGGTAATGATTAACGTATCTTCAATGCGCACTCCCCCGCGCCCAGGAATATAAATACCTGGTTCGATGGTCAACGTCATCCCGGGGGCAAGTTCACCTTTGCCGACCGTGGATGCCGAGGGGCCTTCATGCACTTCCATGCCTACCCCGTGACCGGTGGAATGAACGAAGTATTCACCATAACCTGCTTGGCTGATGATGTCTCGACACGCTCGATCCACATCAACTAAGGCGGTTCCTGCGGTAGCGGCCGCAATTCCGGCGAGCTGCGCTTGGAGTACCACCTCATAGATTTCCCGGGAAAAATCCGTAGGTTCACACATGATAAAAGTACGGGTGGCATCGGAATTAAAACCATCGGCATAGGCCCCGTAGTCGATAGTCACCAAATCTCCGCGACGTAGTACGCGATCCGTCGCTGTGTGATGTGGCTTGGCTGTATTGGGGCCAGAAGCAACAATGGTGTCAAAACTGGTTCGCTCCGAACCTGCAAGACGCATCCGGTATTCCAAATCCGCAGCAACTTCACGTTCTGTGCGACCAACCGCGAGCTCTCCAGCTGCCAACAGATCCGCCAACGCCGTTGTTGCTAGTTCAGCAATATTTCTTAAACCAGTTAGTTCTATCGGATCTTTAATGAGCCGGATATTTTCAATCAGCCCGCTGACCGGAACTAATTCCACGTCCTCGGCGCACGCTCGCTGCCAAGCCTCCAGCTGCGCCACAGATACGTAATCAGCTTCAAAGCCCACCCGCTTCGGTCCGGAAATATCCTGGATTAGGGCCTGAGCGCTGGGACGGGCGATCGTCGCCGCTATATCCGGAACTTCTTCAGCAATTTGCGTGGTATAACGACCATCGGTTGCTATCCTCACCCGTAAATCTGTGGCCACGGTTAACGCCGCGTTGGACCCTGAAAAACCCGAGAGATATCGGATATGAATGAGATTGGTCACCAGCATCTCATCAATTCGCTGGCTTGCTAGCTGCGCGGCTAAGGTGCGACGTCTAGTTTCATACCGTGTATCAGCTAATGGCATAAGGATCTTTCTCTCGGTCACCCGGCAAAATACTCTAAAGCTAAAAGATACCCGCGTGTGCCCAAGCCTGCGATGACTCCGCGAGCAATGGGGGATAAATAGCTGTGGTGACGAAACTCCTCCCGAGCATGAATATTGGAGATGTGCACCTCGACAAAACCATGCTGCCCGGAATCATTAAGCTCGACGAGGGCATCTCGCAACGCCACCGAGGTATGGGTAAAACCACCCGGGTTGATAATCACAGCCCAGTTGTTATCCGCCGCCTGGTGTACCCAGTCAATAAGCTCTGATTCTGCATTTGACTGTCGACACTCAACATCTAGCCCTAAGGTAGCGGCACGCGTACGGATCTGTGCTTCCACATCAGCGAGGGTTTCTCGTCCGTAAATCTCTGGTTGGCGTCGACCAAGACGATTCAAGTTGGGACCGTTTAAGACTAAAACCTTCATTATTCCTCTACTTCGCAGCGGTTGAGTGTTCTTGAGTTAAGCGCTGATAGGCCGCTTTAAGATCATCATCTGTGGGGCCCTCTAGCCGCGTGAGACGCCCAACCTCTTCAAGCAGAACAAATCGAATCTTTCCCAGTCGGTTCTTCTTATCCCGCTGCATTCCTGCTTTGAGTTCCTCAAAATGTCCAGCCTCATAGGTCGTAGTTAAACCTACGGACTGGATGATCCGGCGGTGCCGTTGCACCAGTGCTTCATCAATCAGCCCGACCCGCTTAGCAAGATACGCGGCAAACATCATCCCAACCGCTACCGCACGTCCATGACGCCACTGAAACTGTTCTCTGAGCTCTACTGCGTGACCAAAAGTATGCCCATAGTTCAGGATTTCCCTCAATCCTGCTTCTTCAAGATCCTCAGCGACAACCTTGGCTTTAACAGCTACCGAACGCCCAATGAGCTCAGGAAGAACACCATGAACATCCAGGCAAGCCTCAGCGTTTTCCTCATAGCGCTGAAGAATCACTGGATCGGCAATAAAACCTGTCTTAATAATTTCTGCGCTGCCGGCGATAATTTCATCCTCCGGCAAAGTAGCCAAACGATCAGTGTCAATAAACACCGAATCTGGCTCATGAAACGCCCCCACCAGATTTTTTCCCGCAGCAGTATTAATTCCCGTTTTACCGCCAACAGCGGCATCCACCATAGCTAATAACGTGGTAGGAACCTGAACAACTTTAATTCCCCGCATCCAACATGCAGCAATAAAGCCCGACAGATCAGTAACCGCTCCGCCACCGAGGCCCACAATGACATCTTTGCGACCAAATTCTAAAACCCCGAGTTGGTCCCAGACTTGTCCAGCGACGTCGAGAGTTTTCCCCGCCTCCGCATCAGGGACCTCGGCACAAAACACCGAAATCCCCTGCTTTTCAATGGTGTCCGCTAATTCTTGAGCAACAGAAGTCAACGGGCCCTGGTGAACAATGAGAGCCTTTTGGGCGCCGGGTAGCTGAGCTATTCGCTGTGCGATACGGTGATGGAGGTTAGCCCCAATGGTTACCTCATAGGGATGCGGTCCTGAGACGGGGATGATCTGGCTCACAATATCAGCTTTCTGTAGTGGTATAACGACTCAAAGATAGAGTCCGCCTAGTCTAATGTGTCGAGGTATCCGAGAATATCGGCCACGACTTGTTGCGGACGACGTTGGTCAGTGCGCACCCGGAAACTAGCCACCTCTTGGTAAAACGGCCGGCGCTGATCATGGAGTTGTTGGTAATGAGCTACCGGGTCAGCGGCAGCTAAGACCGGTCTATTACGGTCCCCTTCGGTGCGGCGAGCACCTTCGGCAGCGCTCACATCCACCCACACCACGTTGTGATGTAAGAGCAGTTTCCTAGTCTCCTCATGGAGAACAGCGCCGCCTCCTAGGGCAAGAATCCCTGGTTGATGAAGAGCGTCAGCAACAACTTCAGCCTCTATCTCTCGGAACTTTTCTTCGCCAAGATCGCTGAAGATATCCCCGCAACTCTTGCCGTATTTTTCTTCGATTAGTTCATCACTATCAACCACCGGAAGATTTAATGCTCTCCCCAGGCGACGCGCAATGGTAGATTTTCCGGCCCCAGGCAAACCTACCAAGACCAGCAAAGGTGAAGTACCTGAATGCTCATTCATCTTTAAACTCCAAGCGATTGTCTACCTGAGCTACATACCCGTCGATATTGCGTCGGATCTCCCTGATACTATCCCCCCCGAATTTTTGTAGCACTGCTCGGGCCAGCACTAACGCCACCATCGACTCAGCGACAACAGCAGCCGCCGGCACCGCGCACACATCTGATCTCTGATGTATTCCGGTAGCCGCAGAACCATCAGACATATCAACAGTTCTCAACGCCCGCGGGACGGTGGAAATCGGTTTCATCGCCGCTCGCACCCGCAACGGTTCTCCATTGGTCATTCCCCCCTCGAGACCACCCGCACGATTGGAAAGACGCTGGATACTGCTCTGGTGATACACCATCTCATCATGGGCCTCGGATCCTCGGCGCCGGGCTTCCTCAAAGCCATCACCGATCTCGACGCCCTTGATGGCTTGAATACTCATAACCGCCTGGGCAAGTTGACCATCCAGACGTTGATCAGCAGAAATATGGCTTCCTAACCCAATCGGAAGACCATGGACAATAACCTCTACTATTCCCCCGAGGGTATCTCCAGCCTTCTTAGCCGCATCGATTTCAGCAATCATGGATTCCTCAGCGTCTGCGGAAAAAGCTCGTACCGGCGATTGGTCAATCTGCTCGAGGTCTGAGGGTTGTGGGTCTGGCCCCTGGTAGGGGGCGCTTCGTCCGATGGAAATAACGTGGGACAAGACCTCAACGCCCAAAACCTGGCGCAGGAAGTTCCGGGCGACCGTTCCGACGGCGACTCGCGCTGCGGTTTCTCGTGCTGAGGAGCGCTCTAAAATGGGGCGGGCTTCCTCATGATCATATTTCATCATTCCGGCAAAATCGGCGTGTCCAGGTCGCGGTCGAGTTAATTTCGCTCCGCGCCCCGACGACATGGCCTTAGCTACGTCCTCATCATCAAGATCAAGCGGATCGGCAGACATGATGGTGGTCCACTTAGGCCACTCGGTGTTTCCAATCATGATGGCCACCGGAGACCCTAAAGTTTCGCCATGGCGAATACCCCCAACAAAAGTGACTTCATCGGCTTCAAATTTCATTCGAGCGCCGCGTCCATAACCCAAGCGACGTCGCGCCAATTGGAAGGCGACATCCTCTCGGGTCACGCTGACCTGCGCTGGAATATTTTCCAAAAGCGCGATGAGAGCTTGGCCGTGGGATTCTCCTGCGGTGGTCCAACGAAGCATGTTTCTTATTCTCTCATTACCTATTCACCAGGTTGTTATAGTACCCCCGATCACTAATCCCAGGATGGTCCCGGCAATCATGGCAGGACCGTGCGGCTGGGCGCGTCGATGCTGTTTTATCAGCGAAAACACGCTGATAGCGTTGCTAAAAAGCATTGCAAGGATCACCCCCAGCACTCCCCCCATACTGGCGATAATCCCCAAACTGAAGGCTAATTTCACATCTCCCCCGCCTAACCCTCCCCGACTCCACACCACGCCGAGGAAGTACACCCCGGACCATACTAGGCCACCGATTATCCAGTGAGGATGATGGCTGAAAATCACCCCCAAGGTCATGATGGCAGCGGCTGGAACGGTCAGGTGGTTGGGTAGGCGCTGACATTTCAGATCCCACCAGATAAGTCTCCAGCCCCATAGCAGCACACCCACACCGGCCACAACACCAAGCACGACATTCATCGGCCTTATCCCCCCCTGTTATGTTCCCCGTTATACCCCTCTTCTTTAGTCCGGAGTTTACCCTAAGACAGGGGCTTGTGGACGTAATGTTCCAAGGCTTGACGCATGGCCTGCCATGGCGCTTGATGTCCGGTAAACTGCTCAAACTGACCATAAGACTGATAGGCCAACATGATATGGCCCCCTACCGTGCGATAACCATTGGCTGCAGCCTGAGCAACCAGAGGGGTTGGCCACGGATCATAGATCACATCCACAACAGGAGCATGAGCTAAATCAGCTTCCAGGCCAGCAATGCTCGACGAAGGAACTGTAGACACCACAACATCGACTTCACCAGCAAGAGTGCGAAGGTCCGCATCATAACCGATGAGTGCAAATTCCGCGCCGCGAGACGTCGCTAGGGGTTCCAACTCGGCTCGCCGATCACTGCGATTCACCACGGTGATTTTTTCAGCACCGCCCTCAGCCAATGTCCACAGCGCAGGGCGTGCAGTTCCACCACCGCCAATTACCAGGCAATGCCCCAGATTGTCATGGTGCTCACCCAGCAACTCAGCCAACACTCCAGCAATGCCATCGCAGTCTGTGTTATCTGCCCGCCACCCCTGGCTAGTGCGCACCAGCGTATTGGCTGACCCTATCTCTTGAGCCCGAGCGGTGGCCTCATCGGCTAATTCTAAGGCCGCAAACTTCCCCGGCATGGTCACTGAAAATCCGACGTAACTGGCATCTGCAGAGTCGACAATCGTGGCCAATTGCTCTGCAGTGCATTCAATGCGGTTATATTCCCAGTCTTCAAGTCCTAAGGCATGATAGCCAGCTTGATGAAGAACAGGCGAAAGGGAATGCTCAATGGGGGAACCAAGCACAGCCACCCGGTGGCGAATATCGGGCTGGGAATGGGAGACCGTATCACTCACCGTGGTTTAGTTCCTTCCCCGTCGACTATCAAGCATTCCAGATTCGATGGCCCGTTGAGTAGCTGCTTGATGCTCCTCAAACGTTTTACTAAAGACGGTGGTGCCATTTGAATCCACCGTGACAAAGAAGAGCCAATCCCCCTGAGCTGGATGCTCCATAGCTTGAATGGCGTGTTCTGAAGGTGCCGCAATAGGGGTTTCCGGCAATCCATCTTTAGCGTAGGTATTCCACGGAGTTTTTCGACTGCGGTCCTGATCAGTAGTTGCCACTTCCTGCTCAGAAAGGTCGTAATTAACAGTGGAGTCAAACTCCAAGCGCATGGGCTTATGGAGACGATTAAGAATAACGCGGGCTACCTTATCAAAATCATTCGCTGGGGCTTCTCTTTCCACCAAAGAGGCCGCGATAATGAGCTGATAGGGGGATAATCCAATATCTCGAGCACGATCCACAATTCCAGTGTCACTGTATTTTTGAGCGGATCTCGTCACCAAGTCACTAAGAATTTCCTTGGCGTTCATATCGGGATTCACCACGTATCGGCCTGGAATAATTAAACCCTCTAGGCGGCGGGGGTCATCGCCACGAGAATTCACCGCGTCGACGGCCCAACTAGGCACTCCCAGTTCAGTGGGATCGGTCTTCGCAGCTACTTCTTCCAATTGCGCTACAGATACACAATTATCTGGGTTTTCGGCACAGGATATCCGGGAAATCTCGGAATAAATCCCTGGTCGACTTTGACCACCAACAACTTTGACATCTCTTAACGTAGCCCCACCGGGGATATCGAGAAACTCCACTTGGTTGTTGGGGTCAGTCAAAGCCTGAACCGCGGCAGTGGCACTCATTTCTTCCTGGAGACGATACAGCCCAGGCTGCACATTTCCGGCGTTCGGGTTTCTTGCCGCTGCTGATTGGAATGCAGAATCGCTTTTCACGATACCTTTTTCCACTAACCCCGGCCCCAGCTGAGAAAGCGTAGATCCTTCTGGTATTTCAACTAACTGAACCATGCCGTTTCCTTCTCCCCGATAGTCGGTGGATGATCCGCCGGTGATTTTTACCCCGATGTAAATGATTGCGAAAATAATCAGGGTCAGTGCCGCAATGAGAACTGCCAGGCCACGCTGACGACGCTTGACATATTTGGGTTCCATTCGCCACCCTCGGGGATTGCGTCGAGCGGTTTTAGTCATGACTTTCTCCCTCTAAACGTTTACGCGCATCCAGCCAAGACTGGAGAATTTCTACCGCTGCGGCTTGATCTATGACTTTGCGGCCTCGACGGGTATTCACCCCACTAGAGCGCAAGGCTTGGGTGGCAATAGCTGTGCTCAGGCGCTCATCAGCTAACCGAACCGGTAGAGGACGATGGACTTCTTGAAGTCGGCGAGCTATCCGCTTGGCAATATCTTTGGCATGCTGCACACTGATAGAGCCGTGGCCGTTGAGGTCACGAGGTAAACCCACAACCACTTCCACTGCGTCATATTCAGCGATAATTTCCACTAGTCGGTCAATATCGGTCCCGTCAACGTTGTCGTCTAACCGGGTGTCACGAGGAACTGTCTCTACGGGCATTGCTAATCGGGCATCTCGATCCGATGCCGCCACACCAATTCGCACAGTGCCGACGTCAATGCCGATGCGTCGGCCGGATCCTGGGTCATCTGCGCCAGGAGTATCCGGGGTCTCTTTCATTATGGAGGTGGGACCTTCCTAGTGGAAAACTGATAAAGAACTGGGTATGTGATCTGAATTGGAGGCAGATCTCTCTATAAAGGTAACGGTTTGGCAACGAAAAAGGGGAATCACACCGCGTGTGTTCCCCTATTTTTCTTAGAAATCAAGGCTTCGAACAGTAATTACTTAAAGTTGTGAAGTTCCTCTATTACCGCACTGAAGCCGGCGTCGAGTCCCCCCGCCTGGGTTCCTGAGCCCTGAGCCATATCAGGTTTGCCGCCACCTCGGCCAGAAATGTATTCGCCGAAAACTTTCACCAAGTCACCGCAGTGTATTCCGCGCTGCGTTGCCGCTTTAGTAGCACCGATCACGAAGGGAACTTTCGCGTTCTCGTCCTCGGCGGCC
This genomic interval from Corynebacterium poyangense contains the following:
- the ruvX gene encoding Holliday junction resolvase RuvX, whose product is MKETPDTPGADDPGSGRRIGIDVGTVRIGVAASDRDARLAMPVETVPRDTRLDDNVDGTDIDRLVEIIAEYDAVEVVVGLPRDLNGHGSISVQHAKDIAKRIARRLQEVHRPLPVRLADERLSTAIATQALRSSGVNTRRGRKVIDQAAAVEILQSWLDARKRLEGESHD
- the mltG gene encoding endolytic transglycosylase MltG, coding for MTKTARRNPRGWRMEPKYVKRRQRGLAVLIAALTLIIFAIIYIGVKITGGSSTDYRGEGNGMVQLVEIPEGSTLSQLGPGLVEKGIVKSDSAFQSAAARNPNAGNVQPGLYRLQEEMSATAAVQALTDPNNQVEFLDIPGGATLRDVKVVGGQSRPGIYSEISRISCAENPDNCVSVAQLEEVAAKTDPTELGVPSWAVDAVNSRGDDPRRLEGLIIPGRYVVNPDMNAKEILSDLVTRSAQKYSDTGIVDRARDIGLSPYQLIIAASLVEREAPANDFDKVARVILNRLHKPMRLEFDSTVNYDLSEQEVATTDQDRSRKTPWNTYAKDGLPETPIAAPSEHAIQAMEHPAQGDWLFFVTVDSNGTTVFSKTFEEHQAATQRAIESGMLDSRRGRN
- the aroQ gene encoding type II 3-dehydroquinate dehydratase; the protein is MKVLVLNGPNLNRLGRRQPEIYGRETLADVEAQIRTRAATLGLDVECRQSNAESELIDWVHQAADNNWAVIINPGGFTHTSVALRDALVELNDSGQHGFVEVHISNIHAREEFRHHSYLSPIARGVIAGLGTRGYLLALEYFAG
- a CDS encoding shikimate dehydrogenase → MSDTVSHSQPDIRHRVAVLGSPIEHSLSPVLHQAGYHALGLEDWEYNRIECTAEQLATIVDSADASYVGFSVTMPGKFAALELADEATARAQEIGSANTLVRTSQGWRADNTDCDGIAGVLAELLGEHHDNLGHCLVIGGGGTARPALWTLAEGGAEKITVVNRSDRRAELEPLATSRGAEFALIGYDADLRTLAGEVDVVVSTVPSSSIAGLEADLAHAPVVDVIYDPWPTPLVAQAAANGYRTVGGHIMLAYQSYGQFEQFTGHQAPWQAMRQALEHYVHKPLS
- a CDS encoding prepilin peptidase; translated protein: MNVVLGVVAGVGVLLWGWRLIWWDLKCQRLPNHLTVPAAAIMTLGVIFSHHPHWIIGGLVWSGVYFLGVVWSRGGLGGGDVKLAFSLGIIASMGGVLGVILAMLFSNAISVFSLIKQHRRAQPHGPAMIAGTILGLVIGGTITTW
- the nusB gene encoding transcription antitermination factor NusB; the encoded protein is MSSTPVEKRPHKKGRIYGARFKARRRAVDILFEAEARDIDPVAIVEDRVELARRSDAPVAPIADYTRDIVSGVAVEIDRIDDAIEAALAEDWELHRIPAVDRAIMRVSTWELLFNPEVPKPTAVVEGVELASQYADQKASAYINALLDEISRRADELRAEFAREDRVETFNPGTDEPQPSVDEAKPEET
- a CDS encoding shikimate kinase; translation: MNEHSGTSPLLVLVGLPGAGKSTIARRLGRALNLPVVDSDELIEEKYGKSCGDIFSDLGEEKFREIEAEVVADALHQPGILALGGGAVLHEETRKLLLHHNVVWVDVSAAEGARRTEGDRNRPVLAAADPVAHYQQLHDQRRPFYQEVASFRVRTDQRRPQQVVADILGYLDTLD
- the efp gene encoding elongation factor P, coding for MATTADFKNGLVLKIDNKLQQIVEFQHVKPGKGPAFVRTKLKDVVSGKVTDKTFNAGVKVETATVDRRDMTYLYFDGTSYVVMDDKTYEQVELSADKFGEASRFLLENMRVQVSFHEGEALFAELPTSVDLKIEHTDPGLQGDRSTGGTKPATLETGAEIQVPLFLETGNVVKVDTRDGSYLSRVSN
- the aroC gene encoding chorismate synthase; translation: MLRWTTAGESHGQALIALLENIPAQVSVTREDVAFQLARRRLGYGRGARMKFEADEVTFVGGIRHGETLGSPVAIMIGNTEWPKWTTIMSADPLDLDDEDVAKAMSSGRGAKLTRPRPGHADFAGMMKYDHEEARPILERSSARETAARVAVGTVARNFLRQVLGVEVLSHVISIGRSAPYQGPDPQPSDLEQIDQSPVRAFSADAEESMIAEIDAAKKAGDTLGGIVEVIVHGLPIGLGSHISADQRLDGQLAQAVMSIQAIKGVEIGDGFEEARRRGSEAHDEMVYHQSSIQRLSNRAGGLEGGMTNGEPLRVRAAMKPISTVPRALRTVDMSDGSAATGIHQRSDVCAVPAAAVVAESMVALVLARAVLQKFGGDSIREIRRNIDGYVAQVDNRLEFKDE
- a CDS encoding aminopeptidase P family protein codes for the protein MPLADTRYETRRRTLAAQLASQRIDEMLVTNLIHIRYLSGFSGSNAALTVATDLRVRIATDGRYTTQIAEEVPDIAATIARPSAQALIQDISGPKRVGFEADYVSVAQLEAWQRACAEDVELVPVSGLIENIRLIKDPIELTGLRNIAELATTALADLLAAGELAVGRTEREVAADLEYRMRLAGSERTSFDTIVASGPNTAKPHHTATDRVLRRGDLVTIDYGAYADGFNSDATRTFIMCEPTDFSREIYEVVLQAQLAGIAAATAGTALVDVDRACRDIISQAGYGEYFVHSTGHGVGMEVHEGPSASTVGKGELAPGMTLTIEPGIYIPGRGGVRIEDTLIITRSQPEIITGVSKELTVV
- the aroB gene encoding 3-dehydroquinate synthase, with product MSQIIPVSGPHPYEVTIGANLHHRIAQRIAQLPGAQKALIVHQGPLTSVAQELADTIEKQGISVFCAEVPDAEAGKTLDVAGQVWDQLGVLEFGRKDVIVGLGGGAVTDLSGFIAACWMRGIKVVQVPTTLLAMVDAAVGGKTGINTAAGKNLVGAFHEPDSVFIDTDRLATLPEDEIIAGSAEIIKTGFIADPVILQRYEENAEACLDVHGVLPELIGRSVAVKAKVVAEDLEEAGLREILNYGHTFGHAVELREQFQWRHGRAVAVGMMFAAYLAKRVGLIDEALVQRHRRIIQSVGLTTTYEAGHFEELKAGMQRDKKNRLGKIRFVLLEEVGRLTRLEGPTDDDLKAAYQRLTQEHSTAAK